The Mya arenaria isolate MELC-2E11 chromosome 16, ASM2691426v1 genome includes a window with the following:
- the LOC128221048 gene encoding uncharacterized protein LOC128221048 yields the protein MAESIETKHENWLRVVWGLLYVREGLQGYVDTKGKEQYETFMNNVNGKCNNQTCNQCQVNSKCQNGTTKVTEKSRFRPGHFCDEMNKNIQNNHVRIKPLWTNTDSTKWQDPHDGYWEVAKCYLSTSGYLDKTGPNQVDASGLLSICMNSAFINQHIGYIQHFEEVRDIRNKTLHDACYELDGQTADICLDKMITVLEDQQELIYDAFAKQAAIQIRKIKAKTENPPAIMTEPFRKLLRMNLNVEMALTEIEKLMNDRLRKNLQQLIVDEVKREVRHSLGVRGDDKREQVKTLCQRLAKYYQTKLNSAPISPLLSNKDERLDKFYVPPMIVKKDPRKVGVAEKKDFGTRITSDKQLFCKETSLRENVFIVGEAGMGKTAFTSVCALKWANYFSSTKTSPQTQQERSNLRMLKEKFNGLLQHFYSKPEEDDRWANHISSTKSSQQTLLERFVSKWRHLKELFNDILLPSFPEYEKDDLQFQDETLNKEIDILFHLTLRDSCDLCDLTDMIRDQLIDRIYQHDEIASAYLTLESALLNKRCVIIADGLDEWTHPKWNLQL from the exons ATGGCCGAGAGTATCGAAACAAAACACGAGAACTGGCTGAGAGTTGTATGGGGACTCCTGTACGTCAGAGAAGGACTTCAGGGATACGTAGACACAAAGGGAAAGGAACAGTACGAAACGTTCATGAACAATGTGAATGGAAAGTGTAATAACCAGACATGTAATCAATGTCAGGTTAACAGTAAATGTCAAAACGGCACGACTAAAGTGACAGAAAAATCCAGATTCAGGCCGGGCCATTTCTGtgatgaaatgaacaaaaacatacaaaacaatcatGTTCGAATTAAACCATTGTGGACGAATACAGATTCTACAAAATGGCAGGATCCACATGATGGCTACTGGGAGGTTGCCAAGTGTTATCTTAGTACATCCGGCTACTTGGACAAGACGGGGCCAAATCAGGTGGATGCTTCAGGACTCTTAAGCATTTGTATGAACAGCGCGTTTATCAACCAACATATAGGATATATTCAGCATTTTGAAGAG gTGCGAGACATAAGAAACAAGACCCTTCATGATGCCTGCTATGAACTGGACGGACAAACAGCAGACATCTGCCTGGACAAGATGATAACCGTACTGGAGGACCAACAAGAACTTATATATGATGCATTTGCAAAGCAAGCCGCTATCCAAATAAGAAAG ATCAAAGCCAAGACTGAAAACCCACCGGCGATCATGACTGAACCTTTTCGTAAATTACTGCGTATGAACCTTAATGTCGAAATGGCTCTAACTGAGATCGAGAAGCTGATGAACGATAGGCTACGCAAGAATCTTCAACAATTGATAGTTGACG AGGTCAAACGTGAAGTGAGGCACAGTTTGGGTGTAAGGGGTGACGATAAAAGGGAGCAAGTGAAAA CTTTATGTCAACGGCTTGCCAAGTACTACCAGACAAAACTTAACAGCGCGCCAATATCGCCTTTGCTCTCGAACAAGGACGAGAGATTGGACAAGTTTTACGTTCCTCCGATGATCGTCAAAAAGGACCCTAGAAAAGTTGGTGTAgcagaaaaaaaagattttggaACTCGCATAACGTCAGATAAACAATTGTTCTGTAAAGAAACTTCGTTAAGGGAAAACGTGTTCATTGTTGGTGAGGCCGGGATGGGGAAAACTGCCTTTACCTCAGTATGTGCATTAAAATGGGCCAACTATTTCTCATCAACGAAAACGTCGCCGCAAACGCAACAGGAGCGGTCAAATTTGCGTATGTTAAAAGAAAAGTTCAATGGtcttttacaacatttttattccaAACCTGAGGAGGACGATCGATGGGCAAATCATATCTCATCAACGAAATCGTCACAGCAAACGCTACTTGAGCGTTTCGTGTCGAAATGGCGTCATTTAAAAGAATTATTCAATGATATTTTACTACCTTCCTTTCCCGAATATGAGAAGGACGATCTGCAATTTCAAGATGAAACTTTGAATAAGGAAAtcgatattttatttcatctcaCTCTGAGAGATAGTTGTGACCTCTGTGACCTGACAGATATGATACGAGATCAGCTTATCGACAGAATATACCAACACGATGAGATAGCCTCTGCGTACTTAACTTTGGAAAGTGCCTTATTGAATAAGAGATGCGTTATCATAGCAGATGGCTTGGATGAGTGGACTCATCCAAAATGGAACCTGCAGCTGTAA
- the LOC128221047 gene encoding uncharacterized protein LOC128221047 produces the protein MAWMSGLIQNGTCSCKAEDRVIPSLAASIDATVLITSRPWRMSQQPVKDTNINKYFELHGAVDINLLIENVLNSLNETVTEKKTLEEFLRFVDIMKLKCLSSVPIITMLLVCLWFDGKPDSISLCDIYAYMIEMMFSRKDRHVPVVTQTDIQLPRCFKDKNCVQNNFNIVQTMAELAFTKLFSNDRTSFLVFKDVDILAQDNLVFLLKSGILRETKSASLIRRESRYSFIYKTVQEFLAAVHMHYNPDDIYRILTPFYEENGETSDISEVFTFLCGLNIELANELSAMISNSLCLDNQSFTTERRVIQIQKTIVSGYKEAKASQVLGIKLSQFSFDFSCTTDPEILDDLLSINKSNVRYIKTSTDNCPAKLQEVFCSSSETLINVKIFSTAGQFDLLACNSLRCLSIYGTKTTAIVVNTNRLIALDLNCVSKLVEYSILQSFDGGLNELEHLKIRSITDISLLRLILPQLIHLQYIAIDTGDLGDDALLLPRSMKRVELSKVKMSARSFKQMIGRMEERTEKNDDVTCKLLKCSVGPNSEYEAVISDVKRRADYCSDIGQKYVSLTCQRFRAASRVE, from the coding sequence ATGGCTTGGATGAGTGGACTCATCCAAAATGGAACCTGCAGCTGTAAAGCAGAAGACAGAGTCATCCCGAGTTTAGCGGCATCCATAGATGCAACTGTGTTGATTACATCTCGACCATGGAGAATGTCACAACAGCCCGTTAAAGACACGAATATCAACAAGTATTTTGAGTTACATGGAGCTGTAGATATAAACTTACTGATTGAAAATGTGTTGAACAGTCTTAATGAAACAGTTACAGAAAAGAAAACTTTAGAAGAATTCCTCAGGTTTGTTGACATAATGAAACTCAAATGTCTTTCATCGGTACCTATTATAACAATGCTGCTTGTCTGTTTGTGGTTTGATGGAAAGCCAGACTCGATTTCTCTGTGTgacatatatgcatatatgatTGAAATGATGTTTAGTAGAAAAGATCGGCATGTGCCAGTAGTTACGCAGACTGACATTCAGTTACCGCGATGTTTCAAGGATAAAAATTGTGTACAGAACAACTTCAACATAGTCCAGACGATGGCTGAACTTGCTTTTACGAAACTATTTTCGAATGACCGAACTTCATTCCTGGTTTTTAAGGATGTTGACATTTTAGCGCAGGATaatcttgtttttcttttgaaatcGGGAATCTTGCGAGAAACTAAATCAGCTTCTTTAATTAGAAGGGAATCGAGATACTCGTTCATTTACAAGACTGTTCAAGAGTTCCTTGCTGCAGTACACATGCATTATAATCCAGAtgatatttatagaatattGACACCCTTTTATGAAGAGAACGGTGAAACGTCTGATATTTCAGAAGTGTTTACTTTCTTGTGCGGTCTGAACATTGAGTTAGCAAATGAGTTGTCTGCCATGATATCAAACAGTCTATGCCTAGACAACCAATCTTTCACGACTGAAAGAAGAGTCATTCAAATACAGAAGACCATTGTTTCAGGTTATAAGGAGGCCAAAGCTAGTCAAGTATTGGGTATAAAGCTTTCACAGTTTAGCTTTGATTTTAGTTGTACTACCGATCCTGAAATATTAGATGACTTGCTTTCGATAAACAAGTCTAATGTACGTTATATCAAGACCAGTACAGATAATTGCCCGGCGAAACTACAGGAGGTGTTTTGCAGCTCCTCGGAAACTTTAATCAATGTTAAGATATTTTCCACTGCTGGACAGTTTGACCTTTTGGCATGCAACAGCCTCAGATGCTTATCAATATATGGAACGAAAACAACTGCTATTGTGGTCAATACAAATAGATTAATTGCATTGGATCTAAATTGTGTTTCAAAACTTGTAGAATACAGTATTTTGCAGTCATTCGACGGTGGATTGAACGAATTGGAACACTTGAAGATAAGGAGCATTACAGACATTAGTTTACTCCGCCTCATTCTTCCACAGCTGATTCATTTACAATACATTGCCATAGACACCGGAGACCTCGGTGATGACGCTTTGCTCCTCCCTCGTTCTATGAAAAGAGTTGAACTATCAAAGGTAAAAATGAGTGCACGGTCGTTTAAACAGATGATTGGGAGGATGGAAGAAAGAACGGAAAAGAATGACGATGTGACGTGTAAATTACTGAAATGTAGTGTGGGACCAAACTCAGAGTATGAGGCGGTTATATCCGATGTTAAAAGAAGGGCAGATTATTGTTCAGATATCGGGCAAAAATATGTCTCTCTTACTTGCCAAAGATTTAGGGCTGCTTCCAGGGTAGAATAA